The Bradyrhizobium sp. CCGB01 genome segment GCTGGAATACGCTCGACATGCTGCGCGAGCATCCGGTGCTGAACAAGTTGCCGCTCGGCCCCAAGGGGCAGCACGCTTATTTCGTGCACTCCTACCACCTCAACGCTGCCAACGAGGCGGACGTGCTCGCGCGTGCCGACTACGGCGGGCCCGTCACCGCGATCGTCGCGAAGGACACCGCCATCGGCACCCAATTCCACCCCGAGAAGAGCCAGCGTTTCGGCCTGGCCCTGATCTCGAACTTTTTGCGATGGAAACCGTGATTCTCTTTCCCGCGATCGACCTCAAGAACGGCCAGTGCGTGCGCCTCGAGCAAGGCGACATGGCGCGCGCGACCGTGTTCAACCTCAATCCCGCCGCGCAGGCGCAGAGCTTTGTCGAACAGGGCTTCGAGTATCTCCACGTCGTCGATCTCGACGGCGCCTTTGCCGGCAAGCCGGTGAATGCGCAGGCGGTCGAGGTGATGCTCAAGACGCTCAAGATCCCGGTGCAGCTCGGCGGCGGCATTCGCGATCTCGCCACCGTCGAAGCCTGGCTCGACAAGGGCATCACCCGCGTCATCATCGGCACCGCCGCGGTGCGCGACCCTGAACTGGTGAAGGCGGCTGCAAGGAAATTCCCCGGCCGCGTTGCGGTCGGGCTCGACGCGCGCGACGGCAAGGTCGCCGTCGAAGGCTGGGCCGAGACCTCGCAGGTGACGGTGCTCGAGATCGCACAGCGCTTCGAGGATGCCGGCGTCGCCGCCATCATCTTCACCGACATCGCGCGCGACGGCCTGCTGAAGGGATTGAATCTCGACGCGACCATTGCGCTGGCCGACGCCATCTCGATCCCCGTGATCGCCTCCGGCGGCCTCGCCTCGATCGACGACGTCAAGGCGATGCTGGCGCCCCGGGCGAAAAAGCTCGCCGGCGCGATCGCAGGCCGCGCGCTGTATGACGGCCGGCTCGATCCGGCCGCGGCGCTCACCTTGATCCGCGATGCGCGCAGGAGCTGACAGATGTTCAAGGTGCGCGTGATCCCCTGCCTCGACGTCAAGGACGGACGGGTCGTCAAGGGCGTCAACTTTGTCGATTTGCGCGACGCCGGTGATCCCGTCGAAGCCGCGATCGCCTATGACGCCGCCGGTGCCGACGAGCTCACCTTCCTCGACATCACCGCGACCCATGAGAACCGCGGCATCATGCTGGACGTGGTCCGGCGCACGGCGGAGGCCTGCTTCATGCCCGTGACAGTCGGCGGCGGCGTGCGTGAGGTCAACGACATCAAGACGCTGCTGCGTGCCGGCGCCGACAAGGTCTCGATCAACAGCGCCGCGGTGTCGCGGCGCGAGTTCGTCAAGGAAGCCGCCGAGAAGTTCGGCGAGCAGTGCGTGGTGGTTGCGATCGACGCCAAGCGGGTGAAGCGGCCGGGCGGCGACCGCTGGGAGATCTTCACCCATGGCGGGCGCAACTCGACCGGCATCGATGCCATCGAATATGCCCAGGAAGTGGTCTCGCTCGGCGCTGGTGAAATTCTGCTCACTTCCATGGACCGCGACGGGACCCGGCAGGGCTTTGACATCCCGCTGACCCGGGCGATCGCCGACAGCGTTCCCGTCCCCGTGATCGCCTCGGGCGGCGTCGGCAATCTTGATCATCTCGTCGACGGCATCCGCGACGGCCACGCCACGGCCGTGCTCGCCGCCTCGATCTTCCATTTCGGCGAATTCACCATCCGCGAAGCCAAGGAGCACATGGCCCGGCGCGGACTGGCCATGCGCCTCGATGCCTGACGACTCCCGTTCATAAAAATGCTACACAGGCTGGCGGGGAATGGCCTCCGTGGCCAAGTGTGCTGCCAAGCGTGTTTCTGAGTAATTCCGATGCCGCGTTTCACGATCCACGATCTG includes the following:
- the hisA gene encoding 1-(5-phosphoribosyl)-5-[(5-phosphoribosylamino)methylideneamino]imidazole-4-carboxamide isomerase, producing METVILFPAIDLKNGQCVRLEQGDMARATVFNLNPAAQAQSFVEQGFEYLHVVDLDGAFAGKPVNAQAVEVMLKTLKIPVQLGGGIRDLATVEAWLDKGITRVIIGTAAVRDPELVKAAARKFPGRVAVGLDARDGKVAVEGWAETSQVTVLEIAQRFEDAGVAAIIFTDIARDGLLKGLNLDATIALADAISIPVIASGGLASIDDVKAMLAPRAKKLAGAIAGRALYDGRLDPAAALTLIRDARRS
- the hisF gene encoding imidazole glycerol phosphate synthase subunit HisF; translation: MFKVRVIPCLDVKDGRVVKGVNFVDLRDAGDPVEAAIAYDAAGADELTFLDITATHENRGIMLDVVRRTAEACFMPVTVGGGVREVNDIKTLLRAGADKVSINSAAVSRREFVKEAAEKFGEQCVVVAIDAKRVKRPGGDRWEIFTHGGRNSTGIDAIEYAQEVVSLGAGEILLTSMDRDGTRQGFDIPLTRAIADSVPVPVIASGGVGNLDHLVDGIRDGHATAVLAASIFHFGEFTIREAKEHMARRGLAMRLDA